The following coding sequences are from one Streptomyces angustmyceticus window:
- a CDS encoding alanine racemase, which produces MHPDDLPSDRREARALPELRLRSSALEHNVRLMADWCREHEVELCPHIKTTMTSPVVERQLTAGAWGVTVATARQAAVARSWGVTRILIANQVIHSSDLTLLRRLLDEAPDLELFCLIDSPAGLDLASAALRDSGNPLRLLVEVGVPGGRAGVRDVAEAYELGAAAAKAPPGVLMAGVAGYEGVRPNVRDTATLAAVDEHCRTVAEAFTALTPLYTTAEPVFSMGGSAFPDRVVRAVADLRNRHAGLPLVSVLRSGCYVTHDHGTYAQISPLPGLRPALTVGAAVLSTPETGTAIVGAGKRELPYDAGLPVVLGARSAAGTPRAAVRATAAQIYDHHLVLTDVQDLQVGDEVELGISHPCSAFDRWPDIAVVDDEGDVRDVWHPQFR; this is translated from the coding sequence ATGCACCCCGACGACCTGCCGTCCGACCGGCGCGAGGCCCGCGCGCTGCCCGAACTCCGGCTCCGGAGCAGCGCGTTGGAGCACAACGTGCGCCTCATGGCCGACTGGTGCCGCGAGCACGAAGTCGAACTCTGCCCCCACATCAAGACCACCATGACCAGCCCCGTCGTCGAGCGGCAGCTGACGGCCGGGGCCTGGGGCGTCACGGTGGCCACGGCGCGGCAGGCCGCGGTGGCGCGGAGCTGGGGCGTGACCCGCATCCTCATCGCCAACCAGGTGATCCACTCCTCCGACCTCACACTCCTCCGCCGCCTGCTGGACGAGGCCCCGGACCTGGAGCTCTTCTGCCTCATCGACTCCCCGGCGGGCCTGGACCTCGCCTCGGCGGCCCTGCGCGACAGCGGCAATCCGCTGCGGCTGCTCGTGGAGGTCGGCGTGCCGGGCGGCCGGGCCGGGGTGCGCGACGTCGCCGAGGCGTACGAGCTCGGCGCGGCCGCCGCCAAGGCGCCGCCCGGAGTCCTCATGGCCGGTGTCGCCGGATACGAGGGGGTGCGCCCCAACGTCCGTGACACGGCGACGCTCGCCGCCGTCGACGAGCACTGCCGCACGGTGGCCGAGGCATTCACCGCCCTGACGCCCCTGTACACGACCGCGGAACCGGTCTTCAGCATGGGCGGCTCGGCCTTCCCCGACCGCGTCGTCCGCGCCGTGGCGGACCTCCGGAACCGGCACGCCGGCCTCCCCCTGGTGTCCGTGCTCCGGTCCGGCTGCTACGTCACCCACGACCACGGCACCTACGCGCAGATCTCACCGCTGCCCGGCCTGCGCCCGGCCCTGACGGTGGGCGCGGCCGTGCTCTCCACCCCCGAGACCGGAACCGCGATCGTGGGTGCCGGCAAGCGCGAACTCCCCTACGACGCCGGCCTGCCCGTCGTCCTCGGGGCGCGCTCGGCCGCCGGCACCCCACGCGCCGCGGTGCGGGCCACCGCGGCCCAGATCTACGACCACCATCTGGTCCTCACCGACGTACAAGACCTCCAGGTGGGCGACGAGGTCGAACTCGGCATCTCCCACCCGTGCTCGGCCTTCGACCGGTGGCCCGACATCGCGGTCGTCGACGACGAGGGGGACGTCCGCGACGTGTGGCATCCGCAGTTCCGTTGA
- a CDS encoding helix-turn-helix domain-containing protein produces the protein MTADENPAGAQGAADDGIGRHLRRERLERGLTLEQLADRTGLSRSYLSNVERDVNSPTINTLRTIVEALGTTLSRLFHAVDRGHRVLTRPDQRVELTRAGVEGVTYTLLNPEHGGRLEMMLLEVAPGATSGDRPHSHTGEEVGVMLSGELDYWVDGVHHRLQPGDCVSFPSSTPHRYHNPGEVPAVCVWAETPPSF, from the coding sequence GTGACAGCCGACGAGAACCCGGCCGGGGCGCAGGGGGCCGCTGACGACGGAATCGGCCGCCACCTGCGCCGGGAACGCCTGGAGCGGGGGCTCACGCTGGAGCAGCTCGCGGACCGGACGGGGCTGTCCCGCAGCTATCTCAGCAACGTCGAGCGCGATGTGAACAGCCCGACGATCAACACCCTGCGGACGATCGTCGAAGCCCTCGGTACCACCCTCAGCAGGCTCTTCCACGCCGTCGACCGCGGGCACCGCGTGCTGACCCGCCCCGATCAGCGGGTCGAGCTCACCCGGGCCGGCGTGGAGGGCGTCACCTATACGCTCCTCAATCCCGAGCACGGCGGCAGGCTGGAGATGATGCTCCTGGAGGTGGCCCCGGGCGCGACCTCCGGCGACCGGCCGCACTCCCACACGGGTGAGGAGGTCGGCGTCATGCTGAGCGGGGAGCTGGACTACTGGGTCGACGGCGTCCACCACCGCCTGCAGCCGGGCGACTGCGTCAGCTTCCCGTCCTCCACGCCGCACCGCTATCACAACCCCGGCGAGGTGCCCGCCGTCTGCGTCTGGGCCGAGACCCCGCCGAGCTTCTGA
- the bla gene encoding class A beta-lactamase has protein sequence METTGSRRSRRAVLALGAGTALAAALPATAHAATPGRRALVGQLRDLEQEYSARLGVFAYDTATGRTVDYRADERFAMCSVFKGLAAAAVLRDLDHHGEFLARRIRYTEKYVTDAGYAPVTGKPENVAQGMTVEDLCAAAVSQSDNGAGNLLLRELGGPTAITRFCRSIGDGTTRLDRWEPELNTAEPWRTTDLTTPRAIGRTYARLVVGDALPAEDRSRLTGWLVANTTNGERFRAGLPADWRLADKTGGGSQYGVANDVGVVWPPGRPPLVLAVLSTKYDPKGPTDNPLVARTAALVGAALT, from the coding sequence TTGGAGACCACGGGATCCCGCCGCTCCCGCCGCGCGGTGCTGGCCCTCGGAGCGGGGACGGCGCTCGCGGCAGCCCTGCCGGCCACGGCCCACGCCGCAACTCCCGGCCGGAGAGCGCTTGTCGGACAACTGAGGGATCTGGAGCAGGAGTACTCCGCGCGCCTCGGCGTGTTCGCCTACGACACGGCCACGGGCCGGACCGTGGACTACCGCGCGGACGAACGCTTCGCGATGTGCTCGGTGTTCAAGGGGCTCGCCGCCGCGGCCGTCCTGCGCGACCTGGACCACCACGGCGAGTTCCTCGCCCGGCGGATCCGGTACACCGAGAAGTACGTCACCGACGCCGGCTACGCCCCGGTCACGGGCAAGCCGGAGAACGTCGCCCAGGGGATGACGGTCGAGGACCTGTGTGCCGCCGCCGTCTCCCAGAGCGACAACGGGGCGGGCAACCTCCTGCTGCGCGAACTGGGCGGGCCGACCGCGATCACCCGCTTCTGCCGCTCGATCGGCGACGGCACCACGCGTCTCGACCGGTGGGAGCCCGAGCTGAACACCGCGGAGCCGTGGCGGACGACCGACCTCACCACCCCTCGGGCCATCGGGCGGACCTACGCCCGTCTCGTCGTGGGCGACGCGCTGCCCGCCGAGGACCGGAGCCGGCTGACCGGCTGGCTGGTCGCCAACACCACCAACGGCGAGCGCTTCCGCGCCGGTCTGCCCGCCGACTGGAGGCTGGCGGACAAGACCGGTGGCGGTTCGCAGTACGGGGTCGCCAACGACGTGGGAGTCGTCTGGCCGCCCGGACGCCCGCCGCTCGTCCTCGCCGTCCTGTCGACCAAGTACGACCCCAAGGGCCCGACGGACAACCCCCTCGTCGCCAGGACCGCCGCCCTGGTGGGCGCGGCACTCACCTGA
- a CDS encoding alpha/beta hydrolase, translating into MPIARKSMALTAGVLAATTVVTAGAVGGAAAAQPDQAKGRNTSAPVLPARFTQQKIQWTACGTDVAAKTVPGAECGWVKVPVDYAAPDGKTLELRVSRVRAKDRGHRMGSLLFNPGGPGAGGAADVADGNWQAGKEARARYDLVGFDPRGIGASGQIKCPDGAPQEPESLPRTEAEAERAFADATEQARSCKKASGPVLAHMDSVSVARDLDVLRTVLGDAKLNYTGYSYGSFLGQQYMKLFPDKVGRMVLDSVVNPAADMQKVARLDIKTSDDAMRRYARNLVARGDDRLGATTGEIRSRLTEFAGKLARKPLRGADGAEFTDGALSTYLGTAVTDEKSWEPLTKALVAALRGDATAFDRFDAAAGGESGGGKPTPQEQRAEQNESVSMPAVLCLDSPSAPRSPKEMLATADSFAKQSPLFGRHFAWQMIDCATWPVAPTGAAAPVTASGAPPVLLVSYTHDVQTPLENARAVHRQLAHSSLLLRNGQGHAAYASADPSTCTDRVVDRYLVGGKLPDKTARCPR; encoded by the coding sequence ATGCCCATAGCCCGCAAGTCCATGGCCCTCACGGCCGGTGTCCTGGCTGCCACCACCGTGGTGACGGCCGGCGCCGTCGGTGGTGCCGCGGCCGCCCAGCCCGACCAGGCCAAGGGCCGGAACACGTCCGCCCCGGTCCTGCCCGCGCGCTTCACCCAGCAGAAGATCCAGTGGACGGCCTGCGGCACGGATGTCGCCGCCAAGACCGTGCCCGGCGCGGAGTGCGGCTGGGTGAAGGTGCCCGTCGACTACGCCGCCCCGGACGGGAAGACCCTCGAACTACGGGTGTCGCGGGTGCGGGCCAAGGACCGCGGCCACCGGATGGGGTCGCTGCTCTTCAACCCCGGCGGGCCCGGCGCCGGCGGCGCGGCCGACGTGGCCGACGGAAACTGGCAGGCCGGCAAGGAGGCCAGGGCCCGCTACGACCTGGTCGGCTTCGACCCCCGCGGCATCGGCGCGTCCGGGCAGATCAAGTGCCCCGACGGCGCGCCCCAGGAACCCGAGAGCCTGCCGCGCACCGAAGCGGAGGCCGAGCGGGCCTTCGCCGACGCGACCGAGCAGGCCCGGTCCTGCAAGAAGGCGAGCGGCCCGGTGCTCGCGCACATGGACAGCGTGAGCGTCGCGCGCGACCTCGACGTGCTCCGCACGGTCCTGGGCGACGCCAAGCTGAACTACACCGGGTACTCCTACGGCAGCTTCCTCGGCCAGCAGTACATGAAGCTGTTCCCCGACAAGGTCGGCCGGATGGTGCTCGACAGCGTCGTCAACCCCGCCGCCGACATGCAGAAGGTCGCCCGGCTCGACATCAAGACGTCCGACGACGCGATGCGCCGCTACGCCCGCAACCTCGTCGCACGCGGCGACGACCGGCTGGGAGCCACGACCGGGGAGATCCGGAGCCGGCTCACCGAGTTCGCCGGGAAGCTGGCGCGCAAGCCGCTGCGCGGGGCCGACGGCGCGGAGTTCACCGACGGAGCCCTGTCCACGTATCTCGGGACGGCCGTGACGGACGAAAAGAGCTGGGAGCCGCTGACCAAGGCGCTGGTGGCCGCCCTGCGCGGGGACGCGACCGCCTTCGACCGCTTCGACGCCGCGGCGGGCGGCGAGAGCGGCGGCGGGAAGCCGACGCCGCAGGAGCAGCGGGCCGAGCAGAACGAGTCCGTGAGCATGCCCGCGGTGCTCTGCCTGGACTCGCCGTCCGCACCGAGGTCCCCGAAGGAGATGCTGGCCACCGCCGACTCGTTCGCGAAGCAGTCGCCGCTCTTCGGGCGTCACTTCGCCTGGCAGATGATCGACTGCGCGACCTGGCCGGTCGCCCCCACGGGCGCGGCCGCACCGGTCACGGCATCCGGCGCCCCGCCGGTGCTGCTGGTGTCCTACACCCACGATGTGCAGACCCCGCTGGAGAACGCGCGGGCGGTGCACCGGCAGTTGGCCCACAGCTCGCTGCTCCTGCGCAACGGCCAGGGACACGCGGCGTACGCCTCGGCGGACCCGTCCACCTGCACCGACCGCGTCGTCGACCGGTACCTGGTCGGGGGGAAGCTGCCGGACAAGACCGCCCGCTGCCCGCGTTGA
- a CDS encoding pyruvate carboxylase: protein MFRKVLVANRGEIAIRAFRASYELGAKTVAVFPHEDRNSLHRLKADEAHEIGEPGHPVRAYLSVEEIVRAARRAGADAVYPGYGFLSENPDLARACEEAGITFVGPSTDILELTGNKARAVAAARAAGVPVLGSSEPSTDVDELVRAAEDIGFPVFVKAVAGGGGRGMRRVEDRDTLRESIEAAAREAASAFGDPTVFLEKAVVDPRHIEVQILADGHGNVIHLFERDCSLQRRHQKVIELAPAPNLDPELRERICADAVRFAQQIGYRNAGTVEFLLDRDGNHVFIEMNPRIQVEHTVTEEVTDVDLVQSQLRIAAGEKLADLGLTQDAIALHGAALQCRITTEDPANGFRPDTGRISAYRSPGGSGIRLDGGTTHAGTEISAHFDSMLVKLSCRGRDFHTAIGRARRAVAEFRIRGVATNIPFLQAVLDDPDFRAGRVTTSFIEERPHLLTARHSADRGTKLLTYLADVTVNKPHGPRPELIDPATKLPPLPATEPPAGSRQRLAELGPDGFARWLRESPVIGVTDTTFRDAHQSLLATRVRTKDMLAVAPVVARTMPELLSLECWGGATYDVALRFLAEDPWERLAALREAVPNICLQMLLRGRNTVGYTPYPTEVTDHFVREAAATGIDIFRIFDALNDVGQMRPAIDAVRETGTAVAEVALCYTSDLSDPSERLYTLDYYLRLAEQIVDAGAQVLAIKDMAGLLRAPAAETLVSALRREFDLPVHLHTHDTAGGQLATYLAAIRAGADAVDGAVASMAGTTSQPSLSAIVAATDHSRRPTGLDLKAVGDLEPYWESVRRIYAPFEAGLASPTGRVYHHEIPGGQLSNLRTQAVALGLGDRFEDIEAMYAAADRILGHLVKVTPSSKVVGDLALHLVGAGVKPEDFEATPNEFDIPDSVIGFLRGELGNPPGGWPEPFRAKALEGRAEPRPVQELTADDRTGLEKDRRTTLNRLLFPGPAGDFETHRQAYGDTSVLDSQDFFYGLSSGTEYAIDLEPGVRLLVELEAVGEADERGMRTVVSTLNGQLRPIQVRDTAAATDVPVTEKADRSNPGHVAAPFAGVVTLAVAEGDEVAAGTTVATIEAMKMEAAITAPKSGRVARLAINQIQQVEGGDLLVDLA from the coding sequence ATGTTCCGCAAGGTACTGGTCGCCAATCGTGGTGAGATCGCGATTCGCGCCTTCCGAGCCAGCTACGAGCTGGGCGCGAAGACCGTTGCCGTCTTCCCGCACGAGGACCGCAACTCCCTGCACCGCCTGAAGGCCGACGAGGCCCACGAGATCGGCGAGCCGGGGCACCCGGTACGCGCCTATCTCTCCGTGGAGGAGATCGTCCGCGCCGCGCGCCGGGCCGGAGCGGACGCGGTCTACCCGGGCTACGGGTTCCTGTCCGAGAACCCCGACCTCGCGCGCGCCTGCGAGGAGGCGGGCATCACCTTCGTCGGGCCGAGCACGGACATCCTCGAACTGACCGGGAACAAGGCGCGCGCGGTGGCCGCCGCGCGCGCCGCCGGCGTACCGGTGCTCGGTTCCTCGGAGCCCTCCACCGACGTCGACGAACTGGTCCGGGCCGCCGAGGACATCGGCTTTCCGGTGTTCGTCAAGGCGGTCGCCGGCGGCGGAGGGCGCGGTATGCGCCGGGTCGAGGACCGCGACACGCTGCGCGAATCCATCGAGGCGGCGGCCCGCGAGGCCGCGTCCGCGTTCGGCGACCCCACCGTCTTCCTGGAGAAGGCCGTCGTCGACCCCCGCCACATCGAGGTGCAGATCCTCGCCGACGGGCACGGCAACGTCATCCACCTCTTCGAGCGCGACTGCTCGCTCCAGCGCCGGCACCAGAAGGTGATCGAACTCGCGCCCGCGCCGAACCTCGATCCCGAGCTGCGCGAGCGGATCTGCGCCGACGCCGTGCGGTTCGCCCAGCAGATCGGCTACCGCAACGCCGGCACCGTCGAGTTCCTGCTCGACCGCGACGGGAACCACGTCTTCATCGAGATGAACCCGCGCATCCAGGTAGAGCACACGGTGACCGAGGAGGTCACCGACGTCGACCTGGTGCAGTCGCAGCTGCGTATCGCCGCGGGCGAGAAGCTGGCCGACCTCGGCCTCACCCAGGACGCCATCGCCCTGCACGGCGCCGCGCTGCAGTGCCGCATCACCACCGAGGACCCCGCCAACGGCTTCCGCCCGGACACCGGCAGGATCAGCGCCTACCGGTCGCCGGGCGGCTCGGGCATCCGTCTCGACGGCGGCACCACGCACGCCGGCACGGAGATCAGCGCGCACTTCGACTCGATGCTGGTCAAGCTCAGCTGCCGGGGCCGCGACTTCCACACCGCGATCGGCCGGGCCCGCCGCGCCGTGGCCGAGTTCCGCATCCGCGGCGTGGCCACGAACATCCCGTTCCTGCAGGCCGTGCTCGACGACCCGGACTTCCGGGCCGGGCGGGTCACCACCTCGTTCATCGAGGAGCGCCCGCACCTGCTCACCGCGCGCCACTCCGCCGACCGCGGCACCAAGCTGCTCACCTACCTCGCGGACGTGACGGTCAACAAGCCGCACGGCCCACGGCCCGAGCTGATCGACCCGGCCACCAAGCTGCCGCCCCTGCCCGCCACCGAACCGCCCGCCGGCTCCCGGCAGCGCCTGGCCGAGCTCGGCCCGGACGGGTTCGCCCGGTGGCTGCGCGAGTCACCGGTCATCGGCGTCACCGACACCACCTTCCGCGACGCCCACCAGTCACTGCTGGCCACCCGGGTCCGCACCAAGGACATGCTCGCCGTCGCCCCGGTGGTGGCGCGGACCATGCCGGAGCTGCTGTCCCTGGAGTGCTGGGGCGGCGCCACCTACGACGTCGCACTCCGCTTCCTCGCCGAGGACCCCTGGGAGCGCCTGGCCGCACTCCGCGAAGCCGTACCGAACATCTGCCTGCAGATGCTGCTCCGCGGCCGCAACACGGTCGGCTACACGCCCTACCCGACCGAGGTCACCGACCACTTCGTACGGGAGGCCGCGGCCACCGGCATCGACATCTTCCGGATCTTCGACGCGCTCAACGACGTCGGTCAGATGCGGCCCGCCATCGACGCCGTACGGGAGACCGGGACGGCCGTCGCCGAGGTCGCCCTGTGCTACACCTCCGACCTGTCCGACCCGTCCGAGCGGCTGTACACCCTCGACTACTACCTCCGCCTGGCCGAGCAGATCGTGGACGCCGGCGCCCAGGTCCTGGCCATCAAGGACATGGCGGGCCTGCTCAGGGCCCCGGCCGCCGAGACCCTCGTATCGGCCCTGCGCCGCGAGTTCGACCTGCCCGTGCACCTGCACACCCACGACACCGCGGGCGGCCAGCTCGCCACGTACCTCGCGGCGATCCGGGCCGGCGCGGACGCGGTGGACGGCGCGGTCGCCTCCATGGCCGGCACGACCTCGCAGCCCTCGCTGTCGGCGATCGTGGCCGCCACCGACCATTCCCGGCGGCCCACCGGACTGGACCTCAAGGCGGTCGGCGACCTGGAGCCGTACTGGGAGAGCGTCCGCAGGATCTACGCGCCGTTCGAGGCGGGCCTGGCCTCGCCGACCGGCCGCGTCTACCACCACGAGATCCCCGGCGGCCAGCTGTCCAACCTGCGCACCCAGGCGGTCGCGCTCGGCCTGGGCGACCGCTTCGAGGACATCGAGGCGATGTACGCCGCCGCCGACCGGATCCTCGGACACCTGGTGAAGGTGACCCCGTCGTCCAAGGTGGTCGGCGACCTGGCCCTGCACCTGGTGGGCGCCGGGGTGAAGCCGGAGGACTTCGAGGCGACGCCGAACGAGTTCGACATCCCCGACTCCGTCATCGGCTTCCTCCGCGGCGAGTTGGGCAACCCGCCCGGCGGATGGCCGGAGCCGTTCCGCGCCAAGGCGCTGGAGGGCCGCGCCGAGCCCAGGCCCGTACAGGAGCTGACCGCGGACGACCGCACCGGACTGGAGAAGGACCGCCGCACCACCCTCAACCGGCTGCTGTTCCCCGGACCGGCGGGCGACTTCGAGACCCACCGCCAGGCGTACGGCGACACCAGCGTGCTGGACAGCCAGGACTTCTTCTACGGGCTCAGCTCCGGCACGGAGTACGCCATCGACCTGGAGCCGGGCGTACGGCTCCTGGTCGAACTGGAGGCCGTCGGCGAGGCCGACGAACGCGGTATGCGCACCGTGGTGTCCACCCTGAACGGCCAGCTGCGCCCGATCCAGGTCCGGGACACCGCGGCGGCCACCGACGTACCGGTGACGGAGAAGGCCGACCGGTCCAACCCCGGCCATGTCGCCGCGCCGTTCGCCGGAGTGGTGACGCTCGCGGTGGCCGAGGGCGACGAGGTGGCGGCCGGCACCACGGTGGCCACCATCGAGGCCATGAAGATGGAAGCCGCCATCACCGCCCCGAAGTCCGGCCGGGTGGCCCGCCTCGCCATCAACCAGATCCAGCAGGTGGAGGGCGGCGACCTCCTCGTCGACCTCGCCTGA
- a CDS encoding ABC transporter substrate-binding protein, whose amino-acid sequence MTVFQPKTAVLTGVLAVASLALSACGADSDASGSDGGKSAATATTAEALGGIDALAEAAKKEGTLHAIALPRDWANYGDLIDGFTKKYGIKVQVENPNGASQDEISAVTSRKDKGNAPDVLDLGSSFAQSAAQDGLLAPYMVAGFADIPDVQRDSIGRWANDYGGYISFGCDAKRVQTCPTSFKDLLEPQYKGKVALNGNPTQSGSAFGAVYAAALANGGSFDDIQPGIDFFNKLRRSGNYTPVQSTPATIASGKTPISIDWDYLNAAHTTAFKSRGLDWKVVVPSEGKFSQYYSQAINKDAPHPAAARLWLEYLYSTEGQNLRLKGFARPALMTAMKKAGTLDKSAAAKLPKVSGTPDFPTETQQGNAKGIIAQSWGKGGAS is encoded by the coding sequence GTGACCGTGTTCCAGCCGAAGACCGCCGTCCTCACCGGCGTCCTCGCCGTCGCCTCACTCGCCCTCAGCGCCTGTGGCGCTGACTCCGACGCGTCGGGCTCCGACGGCGGAAAGAGCGCGGCCACCGCGACCACGGCCGAGGCCCTCGGCGGTATCGACGCGCTGGCCGAGGCGGCCAAGAAGGAGGGCACGCTGCACGCGATAGCACTCCCCCGGGACTGGGCCAACTACGGCGACCTGATCGACGGCTTCACGAAGAAGTACGGCATCAAGGTCCAGGTCGAGAACCCGAACGGTGCCAGCCAGGACGAGATCAGCGCGGTCACCTCGCGCAAGGACAAGGGCAACGCGCCCGACGTCCTCGACCTCGGCAGCTCCTTCGCGCAGTCCGCCGCCCAGGACGGGCTGCTCGCGCCCTACATGGTCGCCGGTTTCGCCGACATCCCCGATGTCCAGCGGGACTCGATCGGCCGCTGGGCGAACGACTACGGCGGCTACATCTCCTTCGGCTGCGACGCCAAGCGGGTGCAGACCTGCCCGACCAGCTTCAAGGACCTGCTGGAGCCGCAGTACAAGGGGAAGGTCGCGCTGAACGGCAACCCCACCCAGTCGGGTTCGGCCTTCGGCGCCGTGTACGCGGCCGCACTCGCCAACGGCGGCTCCTTCGACGACATCCAGCCCGGCATCGACTTCTTCAACAAGCTGCGGCGGAGCGGCAACTACACGCCCGTCCAGTCCACCCCGGCCACCATCGCGAGCGGCAAGACGCCGATCAGCATCGACTGGGACTACCTCAACGCCGCGCACACCACCGCGTTCAAGTCCAGGGGCCTGGACTGGAAGGTCGTGGTCCCCTCGGAGGGCAAGTTCTCCCAGTACTACTCGCAGGCCATCAACAAGGACGCGCCGCACCCCGCGGCCGCCCGCCTGTGGCTGGAGTACCTCTACAGCACCGAGGGCCAGAACCTCAGACTCAAGGGCTTCGCCCGCCCTGCTCTGATGACCGCCATGAAGAAGGCCGGCACGCTCGACAAGTCCGCGGCGGCGAAGCTGCCGAAGGTCTCCGGCACGCCGGACTTCCCGACCGAGACCCAGCAGGGCAACGCCAAGGGCATCATCGCCCAGAGCTGGGGCAAGGGCGGCGCTTCCTGA
- a CDS encoding NAD(P)/FAD-dependent oxidoreductase, protein MATAGQRSRRSDAVIVGGGLAGLACALDLSRAGLRVELHEAGDEVGGRMRTDHRDGFVLDRGFQVFNTAYPQVKRRLPLRELRLRPFTPGVLAHTPTGVARLTDPTRRPREAGGLLPGRVLGARDLAVLAALTARDMLAPAAVLKRGGDRSTAELLAGSGLSAEAVDHLLRPFLAGVFLDKKLETSARFFHLVWRSMARGTLCLPAQGIGSVPRLLAGRLPAGTVRLDSPVTAVTDGGVLLRDGTERPAEVVVVATDAGTATRLLPGLPVPRGRTVTTYYHAAETSPLPEPTLVVDSTLAVLNTCVLTEVTTTYAPPSTALVSTSVLGGDPPGAEVAVRRRLAELYGTDTAPWRLVATYTVVDALPQMRPPWPLSRSTRFAKGRYVCGDHRATGSVQGALASGSRAAREVLADIRSRGRL, encoded by the coding sequence ATGGCCACGGCAGGTCAGCGCAGTCGGCGCAGTGATGCCGTCATCGTCGGGGGCGGGCTCGCCGGCCTGGCCTGTGCGCTCGACCTCAGTCGTGCGGGACTGCGGGTGGAGCTGCACGAAGCGGGCGACGAGGTCGGCGGCCGGATGCGCACGGACCACCGGGACGGCTTTGTCCTGGACCGCGGTTTCCAGGTGTTCAACACCGCCTATCCGCAGGTGAAGCGCCGCCTGCCGCTGCGGGAACTGCGGCTGCGGCCGTTCACCCCCGGCGTGCTGGCCCACACCCCCACGGGCGTCGCACGGCTCACCGATCCCACCCGGCGCCCTCGCGAGGCGGGCGGCCTCCTGCCCGGACGTGTCCTGGGAGCACGTGACCTCGCGGTCCTGGCCGCCCTGACCGCGCGGGACATGCTGGCTCCCGCCGCCGTTCTCAAACGCGGCGGGGACCGCAGCACCGCTGAACTGCTGGCCGGCAGCGGCCTGTCCGCGGAAGCGGTGGACCATCTGCTGCGGCCCTTCCTCGCCGGCGTGTTCCTCGACAAGAAACTGGAGACCTCGGCCCGGTTCTTCCATCTGGTGTGGCGCAGCATGGCCCGTGGCACGCTCTGCCTGCCCGCGCAGGGCATCGGCAGTGTGCCGCGCCTCCTCGCCGGCCGGCTGCCCGCCGGCACCGTGCGGCTCGATTCCCCCGTCACGGCCGTCACCGACGGGGGAGTGCTGCTGCGCGACGGCACCGAGCGCCCGGCGGAGGTGGTGGTCGTCGCCACGGACGCCGGCACGGCAACCCGGTTGCTTCCCGGCCTGCCCGTGCCCCGCGGGCGGACCGTCACCACCTACTACCACGCGGCCGAGACCTCGCCCCTGCCGGAACCGACCCTCGTGGTCGACAGCACCCTGGCCGTGCTCAACACCTGCGTGCTCACCGAGGTCACCACGACGTACGCGCCGCCGAGCACTGCCCTGGTGTCGACCTCCGTCCTCGGTGGCGATCCGCCGGGCGCCGAGGTCGCGGTGCGCCGGCGGCTGGCGGAGCTGTACGGCACGGACACCGCGCCCTGGCGACTCGTGGCGACGTACACCGTCGTGGACGCGCTGCCCCAGATGCGCCCGCCGTGGCCGCTCAGCCGCAGCACCCGCTTCGCGAAGGGCCGGTACGTCTGCGGCGACCACCGGGCGACCGGCTCGGTGCAGGGGGCTCTGGCCTCGGGCAGCCGGGCCGCCCGGGAGGTCCTGGCGGACATCCGCAGCAGGGGAAGGCTGTGA